AAGATATTCGTGGAATCGGGTTGATGGTTGGAGTTGAACTTAGCATTGAATGTTTTGATGTGGTTAATCGTTTGATTGCTAAAGGTATTATCGTAAATTGCACAAGTAATAATGTTATCAGGTTATTGCCACCCCTTATAATAGAGAAGGAGCATGTAGATTTATTTATTGAAAAATTTGATGAAGTTTTAAACGAGATTAAACAATAAAGTTTCAGGAGGTTAAAATGAAGACAAAAAGGTTGAAAATTTGGAACGAACAAGATTATCTTAACTGGGTTAAACAGGAAACACCTCTAAAGGAAAAATACTTTGCGATGTATTCAACTGTATGGGATGCGGTTGTAACAAATCCAAATCTTATGAACATTCCCTTTGATGATCATATGGTTCATCGTGGCGATGGTGTTTTTGATAATTCGCTCGTTATTAATGGGAAGGTTTATCTTCTTGATGAGCACCTTGATAGGATCATTCGCTCTGCGACAGCAATAAGTATAAAAATTCCGTTAACGAAGCAGGAAATGAAAGAGATAATCCTTGAAACAATTGCTATAACTGGAAAAAGAGATTGTATGGCAAGATTTTGGATTTCAAGGGGAACTGGGGGGTTCAGCGTTTATCCTGATGAGTCACCGCAGGGACATTTTTATCTTATTATAACCTCACTCCCAAATTATCCGTCAAGGTATTATGAAGAAGGTTTAAATGTTGTAACAAGTCCTTTTCCATTAAGGCAACCTTTTACTCCCCAGGTTAAAAGTTGCAACTATCTTGCAAATGCTATGATGGAACTTTTTGCGCATAATGTTGGGGCAGATACCGCAATTGGGATTGATTCGGAAGGTTATCTCACCGAGGGT
Above is a window of Candidatus Kryptobacter tengchongensis DNA encoding:
- a CDS encoding branched-chain amino acid aminotransferase, with translation MKTKRLKIWNEQDYLNWVKQETPLKEKYFAMYSTVWDAVVTNPNLMNIPFDDHMVHRGDGVFDNSLVINGKVYLLDEHLDRIIRSATAISIKIPLTKQEMKEIILETIAITGKRDCMARFWISRGTGGFSVYPDESPQGHFYLIITSLPNYPSRYYEEGLNVVTSPFPLRQPFTPQVKSCNYLANAMMELFAHNVGADTAIGIDSEGYLTEGSNKNVAIVTWDKVFKYPRLEKVLHGTMLKRAIYFANLLKEEGILKDVVSTDIPISEAYNSSEMMFFSTTLVVAPIVKYDGITIGDGKPGEIYKRLRAMFKKDMTENNEVLTPVDYD